From Leptospira inadai serovar Lyme str. 10, one genomic window encodes:
- a CDS encoding transposase yields the protein PLERIIKEIKRRTKVVGAFPDGKSALMLATARLRHVASTKWGTKKYVDMEKLKELKISKLTA from the coding sequence ATCCTTTAGAGCGGATCATCAAAGAGATCAAGAGAAGAACGAAAGTTGTAGGAGCTTTTCCGGATGGTAAGTCCGCTCTCATGTTAGCTACTGCAAGGTTAAGGCATGTTGCCTCTACTAAGTGGGGAACTAAAAAGTATGTTGACATGGAGAAGTTAAAAGAGTTAAAAATTTCAAAGCT